One window from the genome of Deltaproteobacteria bacterium encodes:
- a CDS encoding SH3 domain-containing protein, with product MVVSPLTVAKFVLALIGLFSFKILAQNQMAKVTGEYPYVYSSPDFNAPVIAELPRGKLFNISTKKFANVFYFVSVKPGMSGYVSDSEIQLISKEKKQVQRRNLKEKPAEKKASKEKPRKPFYTSRYRGIIIEQMNYAEDTMSQHRTANLTLIGYRVVGMNTLFSGEMSTDASILLYFGAPKYYEEITKEKASGWILHTDFTFDTIYPQSKIHFISYGFGPMFRYSHFVTSLRNTTNSYTTDYPMDDMTLGVLLRLGLAFRINNMSIRSDVKYYIEAQRYFAYNLSALFEF from the coding sequence ATGGTTGTAAGCCCCCTAACTGTCGCTAAATTTGTTTTGGCCTTGATTGGACTATTTAGCTTTAAAATTCTGGCACAAAACCAAATGGCCAAAGTCACCGGTGAATACCCCTATGTTTACTCTTCTCCTGATTTCAATGCGCCAGTTATTGCAGAGTTGCCTCGAGGCAAGCTTTTTAATATTTCGACAAAAAAATTTGCAAATGTTTTTTATTTCGTTTCTGTTAAACCAGGAATGAGCGGGTATGTATCTGATTCAGAAATTCAATTGATATCAAAGGAAAAGAAACAAGTACAAAGAAGAAATTTAAAAGAAAAACCGGCCGAAAAGAAAGCATCTAAAGAAAAGCCAAGAAAACCTTTTTATACAAGTCGATACCGGGGAATTATCATCGAGCAAATGAATTATGCTGAGGATACCATGAGTCAGCATCGGACTGCCAATTTAACTCTGATAGGGTATCGCGTGGTCGGTATGAACACTTTATTTTCTGGGGAAATGTCTACAGATGCCAGTATTTTACTCTATTTTGGTGCGCCAAAATATTATGAAGAAATCACTAAAGAAAAAGCTAGCGGGTGGATCCTTCATACTGATTTTACTTTTGATACTATTTATCCGCAAAGTAAGATTCATTTTATAAGTTATGGATTTGGTCCAATGTTTAGGTACTCGCATTTTGTCACTTCTCTAAGGAATACGACGAACTCCTATACTACAGATTATCCAATGGATGACATGACTTTGGGAGTTCTTTTACGTTTAGGTTTGGCTTTTAGAATCAATAACATGTCCATCAGGTCTGATGTCAAATATTACATTGAAGCCCAAAGGTATTTTGCCTATAATTTATCGGCCTTATTTGAATTTTAA
- a CDS encoding polyprenol monophosphomannose synthase translates to MNNSLVIIPTYNEKENIETIIREILKQDLGFHILIVDDSSPDGTSDIVLQLSKEFPNQVNLLLREKKEGLGRAYISGFKWGLERNYEYLIEMDADFSHRPIDLKKHQQAWSECDFCIGSRYVPGGETVNWGILRKIISKGGSLYSRWILGFPINDWTGGFNSWNQSVLRKIGLDRVSSNGYSFQIELKYKACKNGFKFQEVPIVFEDRRVGKSKMSMKIVLEAFYKVWQIKWL, encoded by the coding sequence ATGAATAATTCACTTGTTATTATACCTACCTATAATGAAAAAGAAAACATCGAAACCATTATCAGAGAGATTCTAAAGCAGGACTTAGGATTTCATATTTTAATTGTAGATGATAGTTCGCCGGATGGAACTTCTGATATCGTTTTACAATTGTCTAAAGAATTTCCAAATCAAGTAAATTTATTGTTAAGAGAAAAAAAGGAAGGTTTGGGTCGGGCGTATATCTCTGGGTTTAAATGGGGGCTAGAAAGAAACTATGAATATCTTATAGAAATGGATGCTGATTTTTCCCATCGACCCATAGATTTAAAAAAACATCAACAGGCTTGGTCTGAATGTGATTTTTGCATAGGTTCCCGCTATGTTCCCGGCGGAGAAACTGTGAATTGGGGGATTTTGAGGAAAATAATCTCAAAGGGAGGAAGTCTTTATTCACGATGGATCTTGGGGTTTCCCATTAATGATTGGACGGGTGGCTTTAACTCTTGGAACCAGAGTGTACTAAGAAAAATAGGTTTAGATCGGGTCAGTTCAAATGGGTATAGTTTTCAAATTGAGTTAAAATATAAAGCCTGTAAAAATGGATTTAAATTTCAGGAAGTTCCCATTGTGTTTGAAGACCGTCGAGTTGGAAAAAGCAAAATGTCTATGAAAATAGTTCTGGAGGCCTTTTATAAGGTTTGGCAAATTAAATGGTTGTAA